In one Ictalurus furcatus strain D&B chromosome 28, Billie_1.0, whole genome shotgun sequence genomic region, the following are encoded:
- the LOC128603322 gene encoding NLR family CARD domain-containing protein 3: MASQISPKPGVTMKRAQSREHLTNFGSDPRPQKEGFNVFSGKQLESVFRELVHKASTVLNKELNRFEKLLSPDYPACTEEDEDEEYLRSVRKGALKITLHFLESMNQKDLANALRNMSRASNLKSRLREKCKRINEGISEHGSSALLNEIYTDLHITEGWSGDVNNEHEVRQIETASRRPAAQETPIKCNDLFKDKSIRSVLTEGVAGIGKTVSVQKVILDWTEGKANQDVIFMFPLPFRKLNLMKQEHLSLMELLHHFFPEIRKLQLIDSYKVLFIFDGLDECRLPLNFQKNERLCDVTESASVDVLLTNLIKGNLLPSALLWITSRPGAANQIPPECVDQVTEVRGFSDPQKEEYFRKRISDRNLSNKIIRHMKSSRSLYIMCHIPVFCWISATVLERMLGGAESGQVPKTLTQMFTHFLIFQIKHKDQQHHQKCDPDPQQTRESILALGKLAFHQLEKGNLIFYEEDLRECGIDVREASVYSGVCTQIFREECGLHLGKVFSFVPEFLAALYTFLSFISRNVTEQETTGLSDLLNKSDMSDLLRSAVDKALQSENGHLDLFLRFLLGLSLESNQTLLRGLMPQTGRSSHNKQETVEYIKEKIRENPSPEKSFNLFHCLNELGDDSLVRGVQIYLNRGGYRCLSGVRLCPAQWSAVVFVLLNSGQELDEFDLSKYDPSEECLLKLLPVVKASRRADLYDCNLTEESCRALSSVLSSNSSRLTELNLGSNELQDSGVTLLSAGLENPHCTLETLRLFNCKLTEESCRVLSTVLTSNSSRLTELELNINNLQDSGVTLLSAGLENPHCTLEILRLSQCRVTCKGFAALASALRSNSSSQLRELNLAGNNPGDSGMKLLSVLLMDSHCTLEKLELSDCNITRDGFAALASALRSNSSSQLRELNLTGNNPGDSGVKLLSDLKKSPHCKLEKLE, encoded by the exons ATGGCGAGTCAAATATCACCAAAACCCGGTGTGACAATGAAGCGTGCTCAGTCAAGGGAACATCTAACAAACTTCGGTTCTGATCCgag ACCACAAAAGGAGGGATTCAACGTCTTTAGTGGAAAACAGCTGGAGTCCGTATTCAGG gaGCTGGTACACAAAGCCAGCACTGTGCTGAACAAGGAGCTGAACAGGTTTGAGAAGCtcctgagtccagattacccagcatgcactgaggaagatgaggatgaggagTATCTGCGGAGTGTCAGAAAGGgagcgctgaagatcacactgcactTCCTGGAGAGCATGAACCAAAAAGATCTCGCTAACGCACTGCGCAACA TGTCTCGGGCCTCAAATCTCAAATCCAGACTGAGGGAGAAGtgtaaaagaattaatgaaggaatctcagAGCATGGAAgttcagcacttctgaatgagatctacacagatcTCCACATCACAGAGGGGtggagtggagacgtcaataatgaacatgaggtgagacagattgagacagcgtccaggagaccagcagcacaggagacacccatcaaatgtaacgatctctttaaagacaagtccatcagaagtgTGCTGACTGaaggagttgctggaattggaaaaacagtctctgtgcagaaggtcattctggactggactgaaggaaaagcaaatcaggacgtcatcttcatgtttccacttccctttagaaagctgaatctgatgaagcaggaacatctcagtctgatggagcttcttcatcactttttccctgAAATTAGAAAACTACAATTAATAGACTCCTACAAAGTCCTGTtcatctttgatggtctggatgagtgtcgacttcctctgaatttccagaagaatgagagactgtgtgatgtgacagagtcagcctcagtggatgtgctgctgacgaacctcatcaaggggaacctgcttccctctgctctcctctggataacctctcgaccaggagcagccaatcagatccctcctgagtgtgtagaccaggtaacagaggtacgagggttcagtgaccctcagaaagaggagtacttcaggaagaggatcagtgatcggAACCTGTCCAATAAAATCATCAGacacatgaagtcttcaagaagcctctacatcatgtgccacatcccagtcttctgctggatctcagccactgttctagagagaatgttgggtggAGCAGAGAGTGGACAggtccccaagactctgactcaaatgttcacacacttcctgatctttcagatcaaacacaaggaccaacagcaccatcagaaatgtgaccctgatcctcagcagaccagagagagtatcctggcactgggaaaactggctttccaccagctggagaaaggaaacctgatcttctatgaggaagacctgagagagtgtggcattgatgtgagagaagcgTCAGTGTACTCAGGggtgtgtacccaaatcttcagagaggagtgtgggcttcacctggggaaggtgttcagctttgtaccggagtttctggctgctttatacacgtttctctccttcatcagcagaaatgtaacagAACAAGAAACCACTGGTCTGTCTGATCTTCTCAACAAGTCAGACATGTCTGATCTCCTCAGgagtgcagtggacaaggccttacagagtgagaacggacacctggacctgttcctccgcttccttctgggtctctcactggagtccaatcagactcTCTTACGAGGTTTAATGCCTCAGACAGGAAGAAGCTCTCacaacaaacaggaaacagtcgagtacatcaaggagaagatcagggagaacccatctccagagaaatccttcaatctgttccactgtctgaatgaactgggtGATGATTCTCTAGTGCGGGGAGTACAGATTTACCTGAACAGAGGAGGTTACAGGTGTCTCAGTGGAGTCAGACTCTGtcctgctcagtggtcagctgtggtgtttgtgttactgaactcagGACAGGAGCTGGATGAGTTTGATTTGAGTAAATATGACCCATCAGAGGAATGTCTTCTGAagctgctgccagtggtcaaagcctccagaagAGCGGA TCTGTACGACTGTAATctcacagaggaaagctgtagagctCTATCCTCAGTTCTCAgttcaaactcctccagactgacaGAACTGAACCTGGGTTCCAATGAACTGCAGGATTCGGGAGTGacgctgctctctgctggactggagaacccacactgtacactggagacactgag ATTGTTTAACTGTAAActcacagaggaaagctgtagagttctgtccacAGTTCTCacctcaaactcctccagactgacaGAACTGGAGCTGAATatcaataacctgcaggattcggGAGTGacgctgctctctgctggactggagaacccacactgtacactggagatactgag GTTGTCTCAATGCCGTGTAACATGTAAAGGTTttgctgctctggcttcagctctgagatcaaactcctcctcacagctgagagaactgaacctggCCGGGAATAATCCAGGAGATTCAGGAatgaagctgctctctgttcTACTGATGGattcacactgtacactggagaaactaGA GTTGTCTGACTGCAATATTACCAGAGATGGTTttgctgctctggcttcagctctgagatcaaactcctcctcacagctgagagaactgaacctgacCGGGAATAATCCAGgagattcaggagtgaagctgctctctgatctaaAGAAATCTCCCCACTGTAAACTAGAGAAACTAGAGTGA